In Strongyloides ratti genome assembly S_ratti_ED321, scaffold srae_chrx_scaffold0000002, a single window of DNA contains:
- a CDS encoding ATP-grasp fold domain and ATP-grasp fold,RimK-type domain-containing protein — MELKDKKILVGVCAMSKKTMRVPMISILENMMKNYGSYLDIIYFSDNTILLKSIDEWPIVDALITFYSTGFPIEKAIKYVTKYQPFVINDLEKQIKIMDRDCVLSILNDAGISHPEYGIVKRNDNGEVLNNFEEYNDYIIIDGKKFMKPFVEKPISGEDHNVYIYYHSSQGSGCRMLFRKKNNMSSMFSKTSNVRRDKSYLYEKFIETSNIDVKCYAVGSKYCYAESRKAPAVDGVIERDINGKERREEVILTKEEMEISSKLVKAFNHTVCGFDILRDGEKSYVCDVNGFSFVKGVKKYYEEAGNIIGEIIYNNFYNNKETNNNNVVNENIILSEDFQNIPLEKYKYSIQQKEDNITDFIKEEYSKNKKIHKEIIELSKIKVLQRNF, encoded by the exons GGTGTATGTGCAATGAGTAAAAAAACAATGAGAGTACCAATGATAtcaatattagaaaatatgatgaaaaattatggatcttatttagatattatttattttagtgataatacaatattattaaaatcaattGATGAATGGCCTATTGTTGATGCTTTAATAACTTTCTATTCTACTGGGTTTCCAATTGAAAAGGCCATAAAATATGTTACTAAATATCAACCATTTGTTATTAATGATTtagaaaaacaaattaaaatt ATGGATAGAGATTGTGTTTTGTCAATATTAAATGATGCTGGTATTAGTCATCCTGAATATGGTATTGTTAAAAGAAATGATAATGGTGaagttttaaataactttgaggaatataatgattatattattattgatggaaaaaaatttatgaaaccATTTGTTGAAAAACCTATATCAGGTGAAGATcataatgtttatatttattatcattcaTCACAAGGAAGTGGTTGTAGAAtgttatttagaaaaaaaaataatatgagtTCAATGTTTAGTAAAACATCAAATGTAAGAAGagataaaagttatttatatgaaaaatttattgaaacaTCAAATATTGATGTTAAATGTTATGCTGTTGGTAGTAAATATTGTTATGCAGAATCAAGAAAAGCTCCAGCAGTTGATGGTGTAATTGAAAGAGACATTAATGGTAAAGAAAGAAGAGAAGAagttatattaacaaaagaaGAAATGGAAATATCTTCAAAATTGGTTAAAGCATTCAATCATACAGTATGTGGGTTTGATATTTTAAGAGATGGTGAAAAAAGTTATGTTTGTGATGTAAATGGTTTTTCTTTTGTAAAAGGagttaaaaaatactatGAAGAAGCTGGTAATATAATAGgtgaaataatttataataatttttataataataaagaaacaaataataataatgttgttaatgaaaacattattttatcagaagattttcaaaatattccattagagaaatataaatatagtattcaacaaaaagaagataatataactgattttataaaagaagaatatagtaaaaataaaaaaatacataaagaaataatagaattatcaaaaataaaagttttacaaagaaatttttaa